The Arachis duranensis cultivar V14167 chromosome 9, aradu.V14167.gnm2.J7QH, whole genome shotgun sequence genomic sequence ttaattattaaattaactaTCATACAGAATATATAAGAAAATGTTagtatatttttacaaaatataaatagacaTAAAAAAATGTACTCAATGCAATTAAAACAAAGATATCAATGCATTAAAACAAAGATATTAATgcacttataaaaatattagtatatCTTCACAAACTATTAATGCAttaaaacaaagataaaaatgtatttaatgcatctattttcaaattattgttattttggaatttattaaaAGTTgatgtatttataaaaaaaatgcttcTAAATACATccatttttcaataaataaaaaatgttaaagagATGGTTAATTTGAGAAAGAAGAAATATGTAATACTATGTGTTAAGTATTGACGTTAAAATATCTCAGATTGAATATTAATGAAtaataaaaccaaaaataatttaacaaatttattaATGTGTTGTTTTATGTTTACTCAAgtatatcataaaatatctaGAAAAAAATACGAGAAAATAATTAAGTCAGAGATAACTAACATTGAGATAAAACTTAAAAGATATGAAGAGTAttaatgaaagagaaaagatatAAAGATGATAAAAACGGGTTTAGCCCTAAAGATGAAAGTAACTCAAAAAAGTGAGATAGAAATTGTTGGTAGAGGTCGATAAGTGTGGCCGATGTTTATTGACTTGGCCTTAGGCCGAACAAAGGAACGGAGATGCTCGTAAACTGTTTGCTCCCTTTTCCTTAGCTCTAGAGGTCCTCATTTGTGTATCTCAGGGTATTATTTCTGTAGGTTGAAGTTCACCTACAGAGAGTTGTCATTCCTATAAGCCGAAGCTCATTTACAGAGGCGTCATTTCTGTAGGTCGAAGCTCACCTACAAAGGAGTTGCTATACTGTGTTTTGGAAAAGCCATATCCGGCTAAGAATGCTGGATTACATCGGGAGCGGGTAgaaaccgacacgtgagctcattaCCTAGATTAGGACCAAACATGCAGCATACTTGTTTGTCACATATTTTTCTGTTATACTTTCTGCATTTGTGTGTGTTTAGTTGTTGTTTTCACTTCCTGCATTCTCTGTTTGTTTATAGTTACGTGTTTCTTGTTATCTGTTATTCTTGTATTTTATGATCAAGCATTATTGACTACAATAATACAGAAATaatgattttaaataataatccCGATCTTACTAAGAACCTGCAAGTTCTTATCCCTTTCCTTCTCCCTTCAGATGGAGCACCGGTAGTCCAGTAATGACGTATAATCATGCAAATGAGTGATAGATGAGATCTGGTATTTTGATGGCATCAATTTGGCTCACGTTTCTGAAGACCtagagagtgtgtgtgtgtgtaaatAGTTAATAGTTATCTACTTCTAATGATTTTAAATAGTTAATAGTTATCTACTCCTAATGATGTTAATCAACATGTGATGTATGTACATGAAAGTTCTGATTCtgctttatattttttattatatgtgATTTTATCTTGGAATGTTTTCGCTTATCGAACCAAATGTAGTTCTGattctactttatttttttattatatgtgattttattttggaaTGTTTTATCTTATCGAACCAAAtgttttcaagaaaatttttttcggCAAGATAAATGCGCTTTAATAACGAAATAGgcttatataataaatattagctAATAAATAGGGAAGCAAGTTAGTAACGCCTAACTTTTAGTGTTATCATGACATTCACTACAAAAGAGTATGGAACATTGCGACGATTTTTCCGTGATTAGAAACCGCCGTAAAATCCAATACCAGTCGTTCATAAACCACCTTGATTATTGGCATGAGTAGTTGATTTTGCGACGGTTTTCAGCAACTGTTGGTATAACCGCTGCTAAATCGATATTTTGTAGCACCTAATTTAGCGGCGGTAAAAACCACCGTGATATGTAAGTGTCAGGGTTTCACACATATTTACTTGTGCATACAAACCGCCGCAAGTTTATGAtggtttttttttcaattttagaaCGTTTGCAGACTTATTTTCGGTGGTTTTAAAACCGTCGCTAATTTCAATACAAAGTTAAAAAaatggatttttctttaaaaattgaagatttttttaaaaaatattatagatataatttttttgcgttttttggatttttttaattataaatcttaatatttttcatCTAAGAATCTAAACTTgtagcaaaaacaaaaaaaattaactgtaaaataaaataatatatttacaaaaatattaataaagtaaAACTCTTGCTAAGAGATGCATAGtcgaattcaaaaaaaatgttTGTTTCAAACCAAAATAATTCCAATCctaatattctatttttcactCTATCCTTCCACGAAATTCATCCCTACAACGATGTCTCGTGACAGCTTCTCACCCTGCTGTTAAAATAGTTATCTCAGAGCATTCTCCATTGtttgcctctttttcttttctgctaCTACTtcatcctccattttcttccttttcaacTTCTTGGCTTCTAGCTTTGCCTGTAGTTCAAGCTGCTTTTTTTTGGGTCTCCTCTATTTGGACTCCGTTTCTCAGCAGATGCGAATTCAGACTAAAGTGTTGATTGGGAGTTGGTCTGAAACCCACGCCATGCACTCTATCCAGTTTCTCTTTTTTGAGAGCTTGATCAAGTGAATCATTTTGAGATAACACTCTAGAAGACTCATCCTATTGCTCAATCATCTCAATTCTTTcctacaaatataaataatcaaacataattaatttgtttagtGGTCTATCTCATGTCAAGAACGTGCCAAACAGGATGATTAACTGCATAACTTTTATCACAGTAAAATAATATTCAGCCACTAGAATTATACAAGTATATTATTAAGTCAACAACTTATACTTTCATACTACTAAAGGTATCTAtttcaaaaagtaaaaaagtataacaaaataaattaaaaaactaaccTGTGTGAGATCAtaattttgtcaaaattttataataagtgTTCGCAAAAAAAATACCTATGCAAGCTACAGCATATTAGGTATTAGACTTTCAACCCAAATTTATAATCAAAACCAATGGAATACAACACAGAATCCTAAATGCAGTACTTACACCAATTGTCCTAACTTTTGCATGGATATAAGAGCTATTTTTTTTGTGCACTGTAGTCTATAGCTCTCCTCTACTGATTTTCCTTTCTTGTAGTTTCGACTGTAGTAACATAATTTATATCATTACTGTATTGCACACAATTAAGAAAAATGTAGACGAGGAGATAGTACAAAGAGTGAATTCAAACGTAAATTATCTCTTCTCCTTTCCATCTTGCCAAGCTTTTCAAACCGCCAGTGTGGATGTATACCTGTTTCGATCGATTCAGAGTATTTTTCTGCAACGTGTTCAGAATCTTTGCATGCTCAAAAGCGTCCCCAATAACTCTAGAATCAAACCAAATGCGTTATCGCTCACTCCGCACATGCACTTTATATGGTACAGCCTCACGAAAAAAGACAGCTTTGAGAATCTTGAGCATCGCGGATATAATTCCTGCTCGCGATCTTCAAGCAAGTCATGAAAACTACGAGCATCGCGACTAGGTTCTTCAGATAAGTACGACAACCCATTCGCACCGTCTCCGACATGTTCATTCATCGAGTCTTCATTATCACCATGCAGCCTTGGAAAGTTGAATGCCTCGTGGACCATGTCACTCATTGGATCTCCTAAGTTTCTAGTGGGCTCTAATTCTTGTCTACAGCTGGAGCTGCCGTCTACGATCCTCTTACCGTGATGTAACCAAAATGTATAACTAGAGGGAAAGGATTTTATCAGCAGATGATCGTACGCATCCTCTCTAGTTTAGAAAAACCGGAACCCATACAAAGGATCGGACATGGACAATGTATCATCCCATCGGATGATGATACATTGGCAAATGCGAAGTTTAGGAATCTATTTAGACCATTCTTATATTTTGCACTACCTCGTAGTTTTAAAATCTAACTTTTAtcaatatctaatttaatagaattatacaaaaaaagggaactaacaattaataaagtcaTACAActagaaaaacttaaaaatagttCGGACTATGTATCAAAAGAAATAATTACAATTTATCACATTATGTAATGAGAGAGTAATAATagatttaaattcaataatttcttaTAAGTAATTTCATAAAGAAAGCGAGAGAAtaccttaaaaaaaaaatagaaacaagtTACTTGCATCTCGAATAATATATAGCATACGAATGACATTGAGAATGTTATTTACTCATTATAAAATTATGCACTTTCTAAAAAATTACTGAAAAAAAGAATTGTTGGTTCTAAagctaaaaaatgaaaagagaaagaaaaacttctttaaaaaaaaaatagaagttaGAGTTAAAAAGTacttaagataaaaatataagtaaacactcatagataaaaaaaataaaatttttaaattgtgttTTTTGTCCTTCTTTAGGTGTTacctcaagaaagaaaaaagaaatataaactttaaatattttctgttatgtttacaaaataataaattgaacgtatataaagaatttaacattttttttcaatgtcATGTAAAAcccttttcaaatttatttttcctagCTTCTAACATATATTATGGTTTAAAcactttaacttttttttttaaatgaaaaagacTAAAAAGAGATCAAGTATACCCTAACTATAGTTTATTTATGTATAATCTTCACTTACTCACTTTTCACTAAGatgattattgttattattatatatatcacTAGGTCTCTAGCTACGaataatataagaaaataaGTCAAACTATAGATATTAAGCAACTAAGCAGATAATAGATTTGACATACGGTTCcaacccagatcctactcattacaatttttaaatcttgattaaGTGAACTACATGTAATGTTTTCTTCCTAGAATGGATTGGCATTTATTCATTAACagtatttttctaataattttttctttctacatATAATTGTTCCTGTTATTATGAAATCTAATTCTGCTAGTAGCAGTTGACATCCTAGGTCGTCTTGGGTCATAATTATTTACATTTTTCTAACTAATTATAAGACTCTTACTCATATAGTGTTTAAAAGAGAGACAAAACTTGTGACCgaaagataaaaattgagagataaaaattgaaataagttttaatattatgtttgatGTAAAGTGAGAgacaaaaactaaaataaaaataaaattttaatttaatttgtacaaagaaTAAAGTCGGAATTAATCAATTGAAATGAAggtattttagttataaaatgttattaaagtttcagtcttcatttttaaaaatttcagtctACTATGTCTACAATGTTTAGAggtattaaaatactaaaattttaataacaaaaaataaaattttaatatcaatttttaaactaacaaatatgatattaaattttaatttttcaataaaaataaaatatttttattttaattaatcaattgaCTTGTTGGACACTCTCCTCTCTTATATATTTCTCGACTACAATAACAAtctcaaatatttattttagttgatAGCTAGTACTATACAGTTCAATTAGCTAgctgaattaattaatttacgCTTTTATATAAATGTAGACTCAATCTATGTCTTGGTAAgaatattagaatttttattttaattgtgatctaatttattaatataaaaatttgtttgagtggtgttataattattaattaattataattatattagtaattagtttgtttttttatagaaagaacacgattatttatattataaggTTTAGATTCTTAATTTTGATTatacaagaaaaacaaatatattttgattttatctaatttagtaattcaaatattaaaaattttaaattaaataaaaaatttattaacaatAACTGAAAATAcgtaaattatttaacaaagaaaaattagtggtttgcaattttaatttatttttttttggtttccgAAATTTGATATATACCAAAATACCACAATTATCACTAAAGCTGATTAGATATGTACGCATttactcaaataaataaaagtggtAGAGTTTAAGCCGTGCAGAGGTACGTATTCAAATctgaaataatgaaaataattgaaatttaaatttgatggcGATAATCAATTTTCAAAGGACCTGTGTTGAATCATAGATTGGTCATATAAACTATAGATGAAAAGTATTTTTAAGGGGTCAAAACGACGCCTATAAGGATGAtatgatgcatatatggttTTATTATTCCATTGGGAAGGTGACTTCCCTTTTGTAATTGGCTTCACATTAGTTACCAACATAATACAATCGCTGCATCTATGTCGCTATCTGGGGTATTAAATGGCACTACAAGTAccatggttctgaaaaccggaccggaccggccggttcaaccGGAAAAACCAGAAACCGGTTACTTGGCCGGTCCGGATAACCTCAAAAATCGAATGGCAAAAAACCGGTGAAAAAATCGGTCGAACCGGCGGTTAATCGGCGAACCGAAAAAACTCTGGTTTTTTGACGGTTCAGTGGTTTCGAAATTCAAAAgccaaacgacgtcgttttggctatttaaaaaaaaaaaaattaaccttaACGAACCTAACCCTAATCAATCAGGTCAGCCACCCACCAAACCCCCGAAGCTCTCAGCCTCCTCCCCTTTCTCATCCACCAAGGCCACCATTGCCACCGCCCACGAAGCTCCAACTTACAGCAGCGCTCCTCATTCGCGACCCAGCATCGCTTCTCATTCGCCACCCAGCAGCGCTCCTTAGCAGCCGCGACCACCACCGCGTAGCCCGCCTCCTCGTCGCCGAACCTCGACGAGCTCGCCGAGCCCGCCTCGCATTCGCCGGTAAGACTGATTTTGCTTGTCTTCTTGATTTTGAACATGCTTCCTTCTAGCTCGCCTGTtctgtttgaaaaaaaataacaggGCATCTGATTCTGTTTGCTGGTTCATGGATAATATGCTgatcttaatttttgtttttgattctcTATGCTACCTATTTTGTTTGCTGATTCTGTTTGCTAGTTCATGAATATGCTCTATGCTCGACCATTCTGTTTGCTTCTGctttttgttgcttctgaatggaaatggttttacatttttattttacctgaATCAGTTGATTTCTGTGACTGTCAAGCTGCATGAAGTTGATCTATGCTGCCTGTTCTGTTTGCTGGAATCTGGAAATAGTTTTTGATTCTCTATGCTGCCTTTTCTGTTTGCTGGAAATAGTTTTTGATTCTCTATGCTGCCTGTTCTGTTTGCTGATTCTGTTTGCTGGTTCATGAATATGCTCTATGCTTCTGTTTGCTCTATGCTCGACCATTCTGTTTGCTTCTGctttttgttgcttctgaatggaaatggttttacatttttattttacctgaATCAGTTGATTTCTATGACTGTCAAGCTGCATGAAGTTGATATATGCTGCCTGTTCTGTTTGCTAGAATCTGGAAATAGTTTTTGATTCTCTATGCTGCCTGTTCTGTTTGCTGGAAATAGTTTTTGATTCTCTATGCTGCCTGTTCTATTTGCTGGAATCTGGAAATAGTTTTTGATTCTCTATGCTGCCTGTTCTATTTGTTGGAAATAGTTTTTGATTCTCTATGCTGCCTGTTCTGTTTGCTAGAATCTGGAAATAGTTTTTGATTCTCTATGCTGCCTGTTCTGTTTCTGATTGTTTTAGATGGAACAATCACAAAGTAACTCACAGCCAGAAGATAATGCTGCTCAAAATTCTCAAACTGGTTCATCTAGAGGTAAATCTGATCCAGCTTGGCAGTATTTTACAGTGAGgtatgacaaaaataacaagGCTCAATATACATGTATTTTCTGCTTGAATACTTATAATGGAGGGGGGATATATAGAATGAAATATCATCTTGCAAAAATTCCTGGACAAATTAAAGTCTGTAACAAAGTAACTGAAGATGTTGAGCTTCAATTCAAAAGGCTTTTggaggaaaacaaaaaaaataaggcagaaaaaagaaaatttacatCTGAGTGTTATGATGTGGAAAGTGAAAGAGAAGCGGAAGAAGAGGGTGAAGCGCCTAATCCTGTACAACCTCCGGGTCCTGCAACAATGAGAGACAAAGGAAAGAGAAGAGTGATTGCTGCTACTCCAATTGGAAGTTATTTTAAGGAAAGGACTACGCCAGTGAACAAGTTAAACACAAGGTTAAGTTGGGACTTGCAAGATGGATCATTGATGCACGGATTCCATTCAATGCAATTCAATCGCCTTACTTTCAACCTGCCTTGGACGGCGTTGCTGCAATTGGACCTGGTTTCAAGGGACCGTCGTATGACGAAATGAGAGTTCATTTGCTGGCCGATCTTAAGAAGGAGTGTCAGTTACTTGTTGAAGGTTATAGGAGCTCGTGGAAAAGGACTGGTTGTACACTGATGGCAGATGGCTGGACTGATCAAAGGCAGCGTACGTTAATTAATTTTCTAGTTTATTGTCCTGCTGGTATGTCATTTGTTAAGTCTGTTGATGCTTATGATATGATAAAAACTGCCGATACCTTGTTTAAATTGTTTGCTGAGGTTATTGAGTGGGTTGGGTCTAGTAACATTGTGCATGTGGTTACTGATAATGCTGCGAATTATGTATCTGCTGGAAAACTCATTCATGAAAagtatccaaatattttttggtCTCCTTGTGCTGCTCATTGCATCAATCTTATCTTAAAAGACATAGCAAGTATTCCTCACATAGCTGACCTTGCCTCTCGTGCTTCAAAAGTGACTGTCTTTGTTTACAATCATATGATTTTATTGTCATggcttagaaaaagaaaagagtggAAAGAAATTGTTCGACCAGGAGTAACACGTTTTGCTACTGTATTCATTACTTTGAAAAGTATATATGATCATAAAGAAGACTTGCAATCATTGGTGATTGACAAATATTTCACTTCTCATAAATTATCCAAGAGTGTCAATGGGAAGATGGttagttcaattatcttggataGTAAGTTTTGGGAGGATTGTTTTACTACTGTTATGCTTGTTGGTCCTCTAATTAAGTTATTGAGGCTTGTTGATGCTGATGAGAAACCTTCTCTGGGTATCGTGTATGCGGGCATGCAAAGAGCCAAAATTAATATCAAGACAATGTTTAGAAATAGGAAATCTGCATACACACCTTATACAAGTATCTTGAAAATGCGGTGGGATAAGCATTTGAAGCGTGACCTCCATGCAGCAGCATACTTTTTGAATCCAGATTACTTCTATAGTGAGGGGTTTGTTGAGAAGGCAAATATCTTGAGGTCtttgttgatttatttgatattgaaaCTCTTTGCGATGACTCGGTTGCCGCAATGCAAGAGATACAGTTGTATCGAGATCGAAAAGAAAGTTTTGGAAGGGAAAGTGCATTGAAAGCAATTAAGAGACTTGAACCTGGTAAGTATTTATATTTCTATGTTCAATTTACTTTGaatgttttttaaatattgaatgagAATTGATAGTTGAATTTCATATTCTGGTAGGTGAATGGTGGAGGCTACACGGTGGGAGTGCTCCTAACTTGCAAGAAATGGCAAttcgtcttcttcatcaaacatcatcatcatccggCTGCGAGAGGAACTGGAGCCTCTTTGAACAAATCCATTCAAAGAGGAGGAACTGATTAGAGCATCAAAGGCTAAGTGACATTGTTTATGTNNNNNNNNNNNNNNNNNNNNNNNNNNNNNNNNNNNNNNNNNNNNNNNNNNNNNNNNNNNNNNNNNNNNNNNNNNNNNNNNNNNNNNNNNNNNNNNNNNNNNNNNNNNNNNNNNNNNNNNNNNNNNNNNNNNNNNNNNNNNNNNNNNNNNNNNNNNNNNNNNNNNNNNNNNNNNNNNNNNNNNNNNNNNNNNNNNNNNNNNNNNNNNNNNNNNNNNNNNNNNNNNNNNNNNNNNNNNNNNNNNNNNNNNNATTGCACCTTTGATTAGTTGAAAACTTGCTAgtaattgtttcttttgaatATAGAACATTATGGGTTTGTCATTATGTgcgtttttttttgtttagttataaacttcgatgtttgaagttgtttgtgaACCTCTAATATTAAGTTATGGATAATTTAtatgtgaaattttaaattttattaagttaaaaattattgaatttatatatttaaaattatttttagattttttaataattttatttaatatttacttaAACCGGTTGAACCTCGATTAAACCCCGGTCGAACCAGTGAACCATTAAACTAGTGACCTCACCGGTTcattgaccggtccggttttcGCAACCTTGACAAATACTTAGATTTggtttactaaaattttttaaaaaggtgtttgtattttttaaaagttttaatttttaattttatatttaataaattaaaaatattatgtgtttGTGTTTGCAATTTTTAATAgattgatatatttttaaaagtatttaagatagaattttttaaaattaatttgtgttttttaaaatttaaaaatctaatataatcttatactttaattaatttttaaatttaatgtttatatttatgtctattatagtatttttaaattttaaaaactattttaccaAATACAATTGATGTtgattgtatttattaaaaattattttttatttgatttaccaAAGATAAATactacaatttttaaaaaattatcttttaaaaattaatttttatacgttattttaaaaagtaaaaactttaTCAGATTAAATCTTAGAAGGCATGCGGTGAGGCCTGATAACATCATTTTCACGCGTAGTCCTACCAAACTACCTGTCTACCTGATAAGTTGTTTTGATTGTTTTGGTACATTCTTAAATTGATGTATCTAGATGCTATGACTCAATGCATTTGGATATAATTTTCATCCAAATACATTAATCTATCAATATAGTTTTTAGATGATAGGATAAAATGGCTTAAACCGAGTTGGGCAAGCAAGAGGGATCAGGGATCAACTAACCCTATGGGATTCAACAATGTTCTGCTCATATAAGAATACCAGAAAAGTTATACGCCTTATCAACATTGTAGGGAATACTTTACGGTTTTACTTTAACAACCTATCTATTTAAGCTTGTTGGTTCAAGATACAAAAACAtggagaaaaacaaaatacactactaaaaaattagtaatacttAATTCATTGTACCTATGAACTGTGTATTGTTGCATCCAAATATATTGCAGAACAATTCTTGATACtgctataaattattattaacataTAATAATGCTATTTCTACAAATCAATCAACAATGCATAAcgctttagtagtttagtaTGAATCCAAATTGAAGATAATATACACGTACTAAATAGGAAAGACCCAGAATGGAAGTGCAGCGGATTGCGGCGGCAACTCTTGACAACGGTACTGATGCATCTTGCAGttctttcttttactttacCTCCTTTTGTCCTGTGTTCTTGgtaagaacaaaaacaaaagaaaagagtaaAATGAAACCAAATCAAGAAGAAATAGATTAATGTGAACCAAATTAAAATCTCAGACCAAAAAGAAAACAGAACAAAATGGAAAGGGAGAGTTTTTGGATACCAATAATCTGAATCAAGAAGCAGAGCAGACCTAAGAACTGGACCAGAGGAAGGAGGGAGCAGATCGGGAATGGACCTACCAGCAAGGAAAAGTGTGACACAACTGGTAAGCGGAGCTACACAGGGGAAAGGTTTGGCGCGCGTTTGTGTTCGCACCTCTGCTGATTCTTGACAATATATACCCAAAACGGTTGAATTGCAGCGGTAATGATGAACAACCACTATCCAGAGCAGATTTGCAACTGAAGCTAAGCCGCAGCTCGAAAAGGACGCGGTTCTGCCAATTTGCGGCAATTCGACCAGGACCCGGATTTCTGGCCACAATTCTCTGTCTCTTTTGTAGCGATTCTAGAAATTAGGTCGTTACATGTTTTATTGAGAAGGggcatatttatttttataggaAAATTTCAGTATTGTATTTTCAAGAAAGATTAATATCATATTTTATAGatataaaatttaactaatatGTGTCCTCTATAAATattaaagttattaattaaaaatatttttacagaaaaaatataaaaagtttttaatttatttattgtgtAGGTAagtgtaaattttaaaatttttactaataataatttcaaCATGAATCCCTACATGCTTCTCTTAGTTAATCATTGAATTTAtcctcaaaataataaaaattaattatatgttttatttaaggCATAGCCTGAATATTGTTAAGGTTTAAAATagagtattttttattcattaataaaataaaattttttaatgttgaatgtatattgataaataaaaaatctctcttaaaaatttattgacaAAATGCCTTTAAATTAAACTTAGGGCCTGTTTAAGAGGAAGTggattttctcaatttttttaataattgaaggagtaaagtgtgatcttttaccattaattttataagtgggatcaaaaataaatatgaaagagagcgcaataaaaaattagagatcacactttaaactcttaattttttttaacaattgagagGATTTATTCTCCGTTTAGGAAGCTTCAAAAGTAacttttttgaacttttgacttataaaaaacagtagtattaatgtctgacgcaattttcaaaatcaaattgcagctttttaaaaaactatttagaaccttatagagaagttaaaaacatgacttctctcataatactactactttttatcacatttctataaaataagcacttttagaactaaa encodes the following:
- the LOC107465278 gene encoding uncharacterized protein LOC107465278 → MRVHLLADLKKECQLLVEGYRSSWKRTGCTLMADGWTDQRQRTLINFLVYCPAGMSFVKSVDAYDMIKTADTLFKLFAEVIEWVGSSNIVHVVTDNAANYVSAGKLIHEKYPNIFWSPCAAHCINLILKDIASIPHIADLASRASKVTVFVYNHMILLSWLRKRKEWKEIVRPGVTRFATVFITLKSIYDHKEDLQSLVIDKYFTSHKLSKSVNGKMVSSIILDSKFWEDCFTTVMLVGPLIKLLRLVDADEKPSLGIVYAGMQRAKINIKTMFRNRKSAYTPYTSKYLEVFVDLFDIETLCDDSVAAMQEIQLYRDRKESFGRESALKAIKRLEPGEWWRLHGGSAPNLQEMAIRLLHQTSSSSGCERNWSLFEQIHSKRRN